Proteins encoded within one genomic window of Paramisgurnus dabryanus chromosome 11, PD_genome_1.1, whole genome shotgun sequence:
- the kdm5bb gene encoding lysine-specific demethylase 5B-B isoform X2, whose protein sequence is MTQPGPAEFTPPPECPVFEPSWEEFADPFAFINKIRPIAEKTGICKVRPPPDWQPPFACDVDRLHFTPRIQRLNELEAQTRVKLNFLDQIAKFWELQGCTLKIPHVERKILDLYQLNRLVAEEGGFDIVCRERRWTKIAMTLGFAPGKAVGSHLRSHYERILYPYNLFQSGANLLAPEFAAKLASFGLPPGLMECVQKPSLDDVDSKDKEYKPHDLLQRQNVHMPSTDTSAPARRAKRMKTESPCIKQEGGEECDNRPNLRRRMGSFVAKPEPEREIQIQVKQEPVEIKEIIPEPEKTKSRFKKNNPPPPVSVVDLYVCLVCGKGNDEDRLLLCDGCDDSYHTFCLIPPLTDVPKGDWRCPKCLAQECSKPQEAFGFEQAHRDYSLKAFGEMADSFKSDYFNMPVHMVPTELVEKEFWRLVGTIEEDVTVEYGADIASKEFGSGFPIKGGKFKVAPHDEKYLKCGWNLNNMAMMTPSVLTHVTADICGMTLPWLYVGMCFSSFCWHIEDHWSYSINYLHWGEPKTWYGAPGFAAEQLEEVMKKLAPELFESQPDLLHQLVTIMNPNTLMAHGVPIYRTNQCAGEFVITFPRSYHSGFNQGFNFAEAVNFCTVDWMTLGRQCVDHYRLLNRYCVFSHDEMVCNMAMKADSLDVVLASAVQKDMHLMIKEERELRDKVRKLGVAHCQLFQYDLLADDERQCIKCRTTCYLSALTCPCRPGIQVCLHHAHNLCSCPISNYTLNYRFTLDDLFPMMNAVRQRAESYDEWASRATEIMEAKLDKKRNVTVFRALLEESNENSFPDNDLLRQLRLVTQDAEKCSSVAQQLLNGKRQTRYRSGGGKSLNQLTVEELRSFVRQLYNLPCSLTQAPLLKELLNSIEDFQQHSEKLLSDEVSADAVSEIESLLEEGSQFDVLLPELPLLRERLEQARWLAGVQQAEDLVTNPCGLSLDNMRRLIDRGVGLTPHESIERTMARLQELLTISEELEEKAQVLLKARPPVSLEMLCSQLTQMEGVSAYLPNCLLLQDTVNRAKEWLQEAENLQVGGQIPVLSALADMILRAHAIPVLLEPLEKLETLVSEVHSWKESAAKTFLIKNSPFTLLEVLCPRWEVSSSVKKKRKVKADCTSSGKKKLVKLDSMSDVERALADSKDSASAMFTLAEVRLKELESLCSLRAANESKLLPTADCAALKVCVCQQPAMGAMLQCELCRDAFHSVCVREPTEPRGTEAWLCPLCLRSTRPPLDKITSLLSSLQRIRVRLPEGDALRYMIERAVSWQRRAREVINSYNFSLTSQERRGSSPTHSLHRTTGHSRKLSGSPSWCQDWNVSEQDQAVFYTEQRCIPLQGLSAEVEELMVEGLLLQVSLPETQQLYRLLLSGPPTTNTPHTEHTPYLTQKHSSPQRERDAITSAEKKAKRRMNREETEISERGMKPKSKKQRMGSEKRRERKAASVSASDVSQSEDSGEDMTLCPAENCLQPEGEEVNWVQCDCCNRWFHMICVGVSAELAAEEDYMCVTCSTTNTGRRK, encoded by the exons ATGACCCAGCCGGGCCCGGCCGAGTTTACCCCTCCACCGGAGTGCCCGGTGTTCGAGCCCAGTTGGGAGGAATTTGCAGATCCGTTCGCGTTTATTAATAAAATCCGACCCATCGCCGAGAAAACCGGGATCTGCAAGGTTCGACCGCCGCCG gatTGGCAACCTCCGTTTGCATGCGACGTTGACAGACTTCATTTTACTCCTCGAATCCAGCGACTCAACGAGCTAGAG GCTCAAACTAGAGTTAAGCTCAACTTTTTGGACCAGATTGCAAAATTTTGGGAGCTACAAGGATGCACGCTTAAAATTCCACACGTGGAGAGGAAAATCCTTGATCTGTATCAGCTCAACAGA CTGGTTGCAGAAGAGGGAGGTTTTGATATTGTTTGCAGAGAGAGAAGATGGACAAAGATCGCCATGACGTTGGGTTTCGCCCCAGGGAAAGCTGTGGGGTCACACCTGCGATCCCATTACGAACGGATCTTGTACCCATACAACCTTTTCCAGTCTGGGGCAAATCTGCTG GCTCCTGAGTTTGCAGCCAAACTGGCAAGTTTTGGGTTGCCTCCTGGGCTGATGGAG TGTGTGCAGAAACCATCACTGGATGATGTTGATAGCAAAGATAAAGAGTACAAACCTCATGACTTGCTACAGAGGCAAAACGTTCACATGCCATCCACTGACACAAGCGCACCTGCTAGAAGAGCTAAGAGAATGAAAACAGAG TCTCCTTGTATTAAGCAAGAGGGAGGTGAGGAGTGTGACAACAGACCCAACCTTAGAAGGAGGATGGGTTCCTTTGTTGCCAAACCTGAACCGG AAAGGGAGATCCAGATACAGGTGAAGCAGGAACCAGTAGAGATAAAAGAGATCATTCCTGAACCAGAGAAAACCAAATCACGCTTCAAGAAAAACAACCCACCTCCTCCAGTCAGCGTA gTGGACCTGTATGtgtgtttggtgtgtggaaaggGGAACGATGAAGATAGGTTATTGCTATGCGATGGTTGTGATGACAGCTACCACACCTTCTGCTTAATCCCGCCCCTCACCGATGTTCCTAAAGGTGATTGGAGGTGCCCTAAATGTTTGGCTCAG GAGTGCAGTAAACCTCAGGAGGCATTTGGGTTCGAGCAAGCACACAGGGACTATTCTCTAAAAGCGTTTGGGGAAATGGCTGACTCCTTCAAGTCGGACTATTTCAACATGCCTGTTCAT ATGGTACCCACTGAGCTGGTTGAAAAAGAGTTTTGGCGATTGGTCGGCACCATTGAAGAGGATGTGACAGTGGAATATGGCGCTGACATTGCCTCGAAAGAATTCGGAAGCGGTTTTCCAATCAAGGGTGGAAAGTTTAAGGTTGCACCGCATGATGAG AAATACCTTAAATGTGGGTGGAACCTGAATAACATGGCCATGATGACACCATCAGTGCTGACCCACGTCACCGCAGATATCTGTGGTATGACCCTGCCATGGCTCTATGTCGGCATGTGCTTCTCCTCTTTCTGCTGGCACATCGAGGACCACTGGAGCTATTCCATCAACTACCTGCATTG gggTGAACCTAAGACCTGGTATGGTGCTCCTGGTTTTGCTGCTGAGCAGTTAGAAGAAGTGATGAAGAAACTTGCCCCAGAACTGTTTGAATCTCAGCCAGACCTCCTACACCAGCTTGTTACAATCATGAACCCTAATACACTCATGGCCCACGGAGTCCCA ATTTACAGAACCAATCAGTGCGCAGGAGAGTTTGTCATCACTTTCCCAAGATCCTATCACAGCGGCTTCAACCAGGGTTTTAACTTCGCAGAAGCTGTGAACTTTTGCACAGTTGACTGG ATGACACTGGGCCGTCAGTGTGTGGATCACTACCGTCTGCTAAACCGATACTGTGTGTTCTCTCATGATGAGATGGTGTGTAATATGGCCATGAAGGCCGACAGCTTGGACGTGGTTCTGGCGTCAGCTGTGCAGAAGGACATGCACCTCATGATCAAAGAGGAGAGAGAGCTGCGCGACAAAGTCCGGAAGCTG GGCGTGGCCCACTGTCAGTTGTTCCAGTATGACTTGCTGGCAGATGATGAGAGACAGTGCATAAAGTGCCGCACCACCTGTTACCTGTCAGCTCTCACCTGCCCCTGCAGACCAggaatccaggtgtgtctgcaCCATGCCCACAATCTCTGCTCCTGCCCAATCTCCAACTACACACTCAA TTACCGTTTTACACTGGACGACCTCTTCCCCATGATGAATGCTGTGAGGCAGAGGGCAGAGTCTTATGATGAGTGGGCATCAAGAGCGACAGAGATCATGGAGGCCAAACTAGACAAGAAACGCA ATGTCACAGTGTTTCGTGCCCTTCTAGAGGAGTCAAATGAGAACTCATTTCCAGACAACGATCTGTTACGTCAGCTCAGGCTGGTCACACAAGATGCTGAGAAATGTTCATCTGTTGCCCAGCAACTGCTAAATGGCAAGAGGCAGACTAG GTACCGCTCAGGTGGAGGAAAATCTCTTAATCAGCTCACCGTAGAGGAACTGAGGTCGTTTGTCCGCCAGCTTTATAATCTTCCCTGCAGCCTGACGCAGGCACCGCTTTTGAAG GAGCTGCTGAACAGCATTGAAGATTTCCAGCAGCACAGCGAGAAGCTTCTGTCTGATGAAGTAAGCGCAGATGCCGTCAGCGAGATCGAGTCGTTGCTGGAGGAGGGCTCTCAGTTTGACGTGCTACTTCCAGAGCTGCCATTGCTACGGGAGCGTTTGGAGCAGGCGCGCTGGTTGGCCGGGGTTCAGCAGGCGGAAGATCTGGTGACGAACCCGTGCGGCCTCTCTCTGGACAACATGCGTCGACTGATCGACAGAGGGGTCGGACTGACGCCACATGAGTCCATTGAACGTACGATGGCTCGCCTGCAGGAACTGCTTACGATCTCAGAGGAGCTGGAGGAGAAAGCACAAGTGCTGCTTAAAGCCAG gcCTCCAGTGAGTTTAGAAATGCTCTGTTCACAGCTGACTCAGATGGAGGGGGTATCTGCATACCTGCCAAACTGCCTCCTACTGCAGGATACAGTCAACAGGGCTAAAGAATGGCTTCAGGAAGCTGAGAATTTACAG GTGGGAGGTCAGATTCCGGTTCTCAGCGCGCTGGCTGATATGATTTTGAGAGCTCATGCCATCCCAGTACTACTGGAGCCTCTGGAGAAACTGGAGACTCTGGTCTCAGAGGTGCACAGCTGGAAGGAGTCAGCAGCCAAAACCTTCCTCATCAAAAACTCCCCCTTCACTTTACTTGAG GTTTTGTGTCCACGATGGGAAGTGAGCAGCTCTGTTAAGAAGAAGAGGAAGGTGAAGGCTGACTGCACATCTTCAGGGAAGAAGAAGCTTGTGAAGCTGGACAGCATGAGTGATGTGGAGAGAGCACTTGCAGATAGCAAAGACTCGGCCTCTGCT atgtTCACTCTGGCTGAAGTCCGTTTAAAGGAGCTGGAGTCACTTTGCTCTCTTCGTGCAGCTAACGAATCAAAGCTCCTACCTACTGCAGACTGCGCTGCTctcaaagtgtgtgtgtgtcagcaGCCTGCCATGGGTGCGATGCTACAGTGTGAGCTGTGCCGAGATGCATTTCACAGCGTGTGCGTGCGTGAGCCCACCGAACCCCGCGGCACAGAAGCGTGGCTGTGTCCGTTATGTCTGCGGTCGACTAGGCCCCCCCTGGACAAGATCACGTCCCTTTTGTCATCCCTGCAGCGAATCCGCGTCCGTCTCCCAGAGGGTGACGCGCTACGTTACATGATCGAACGAGCCGTTAGTTGGCAGCGACGAGCGCGAGAGGTCATCAATTCTTATAACTTCTCCCTAACCTCTCAGGAGCGCAGAGGGTCCTCACCTACACACAGTTTACATCGGACCACTGGGCACAGTAGGAAG CTGAGTGGATCTCCATCCTGGTGTCAGGACTGGAATGTTTCCGAACAGGACCAGGCTGTGTTTTATACAGAGCAACGCTGTATACCACTGCAGG GTCTTAGCGCAGAGGTAGAGGAGCTCATGGTGGAGGGTTTACTTCTGCAGGTTTCTCTACCCGAAACCCAACAGCTCTACAGACTTTTGCTATCCGGCCCCCCGACcacaaacactccccacacaGAACACACACCCTACCTCACGCAGAAACACTCCTCACCGCAAAGAGAG AGAGATGCAATCACTTCAGCAGAGAAGAAAGCCAAGCGACGGATGAACAGAGAGGAGACAGAGATCAGTGAAAGAGGGATGAAGCCGAAAAGCAAGAAGCAGCGTATGGGCTCAGAAAAAAGAAGGGAGAGGAAGGCAGCGTCGGTCTCAGCGTCAGATGTTTCTCAATCAGAAGACTCGGGAGAAGATATGACCCTGTGTCCAGCAGAAAATTGTCTTCAGCCAGAAGGAGAAGAG GTGAACTGGGTGCAGTGTGACTGCTGTAATCGCTGGTTTCATATGATATGTGTTGGGGTATCGGCAGAACTGGCAGCTGAGGAAGATTACATGTGTGTGACGTGCAGCACAACAAACACGGGTCGGCGGAAGTGA
- the kdm5bb gene encoding lysine-specific demethylase 5B-B isoform X3 — protein MTQPGPAEFTPPPECPVFEPSWEEFADPFAFINKIRPIAEKTGICKVRPPPDWQPPFACDVDRLHFTPRIQRLNELEAQTRVKLNFLDQIAKFWELQGCTLKIPHVERKILDLYQLNRLVAEEGGFDIVCRERRWTKIAMTLGFAPGKAVGSHLRSHYERILYPYNLFQSGANLLCVQKPSLDDVDSKDKEYKPHDLLQRQNVHMPSTDTSAPARRAKRMKTESPCIKQEGGEECDNRPNLRRRMGSFVAKPEPEREIQIQVKQEPVEIKEIIPEPEKTKSRFKKNNPPPPVSVVDLYVCLVCGKGNDEDRLLLCDGCDDSYHTFCLIPPLTDVPKGDWRCPKCLAQECSKPQEAFGFEQAHRDYSLKAFGEMADSFKSDYFNMPVHMVPTELVEKEFWRLVGTIEEDVTVEYGADIASKEFGSGFPIKGGKFKVAPHDEKYLKCGWNLNNMAMMTPSVLTHVTADICGMTLPWLYVGMCFSSFCWHIEDHWSYSINYLHWGEPKTWYGAPGFAAEQLEEVMKKLAPELFESQPDLLHQLVTIMNPNTLMAHGVPIYRTNQCAGEFVITFPRSYHSGFNQGFNFAEAVNFCTVDWMTLGRQCVDHYRLLNRYCVFSHDEMVCNMAMKADSLDVVLASAVQKDMHLMIKEERELRDKVRKLGVAHCQLFQYDLLADDERQCIKCRTTCYLSALTCPCRPGIQVCLHHAHNLCSCPISNYTLNYRFTLDDLFPMMNAVRQRAESYDEWASRATEIMEAKLDKKRNVTVFRALLEESNENSFPDNDLLRQLRLVTQDAEKCSSVAQQLLNGKRQTRYRSGGGKSLNQLTVEELRSFVRQLYNLPCSLTQAPLLKELLNSIEDFQQHSEKLLSDEVSADAVSEIESLLEEGSQFDVLLPELPLLRERLEQARWLAGVQQAEDLVTNPCGLSLDNMRRLIDRGVGLTPHESIERTMARLQELLTISEELEEKAQVLLKARPPVSLEMLCSQLTQMEGVSAYLPNCLLLQDTVNRAKEWLQEAENLQVGGQIPVLSALADMILRAHAIPVLLEPLEKLETLVSEVHSWKESAAKTFLIKNSPFTLLEVLCPRWEVSSSVKKKRKVKADCTSSGKKKLVKLDSMSDVERALADSKDSASAMFTLAEVRLKELESLCSLRAANESKLLPTADCAALKVCVCQQPAMGAMLQCELCRDAFHSVCVREPTEPRGTEAWLCPLCLRSTRPPLDKITSLLSSLQRIRVRLPEGDALRYMIERAVSWQRRAREVINSYNFSLTSQERRGSSPTHSLHRTTGHSRKQLSGSPSWCQDWNVSEQDQAVFYTEQRCIPLQGLSAEVEELMVEGLLLQVSLPETQQLYRLLLSGPPTTNTPHTEHTPYLTQKHSSPQRERDAITSAEKKAKRRMNREETEISERGMKPKSKKQRMGSEKRRERKAASVSASDVSQSEDSGEDMTLCPAENCLQPEGEEVNWVQCDCCNRWFHMICVGVSAELAAEEDYMCVTCSTTNTGRRK, from the exons ATGACCCAGCCGGGCCCGGCCGAGTTTACCCCTCCACCGGAGTGCCCGGTGTTCGAGCCCAGTTGGGAGGAATTTGCAGATCCGTTCGCGTTTATTAATAAAATCCGACCCATCGCCGAGAAAACCGGGATCTGCAAGGTTCGACCGCCGCCG gatTGGCAACCTCCGTTTGCATGCGACGTTGACAGACTTCATTTTACTCCTCGAATCCAGCGACTCAACGAGCTAGAG GCTCAAACTAGAGTTAAGCTCAACTTTTTGGACCAGATTGCAAAATTTTGGGAGCTACAAGGATGCACGCTTAAAATTCCACACGTGGAGAGGAAAATCCTTGATCTGTATCAGCTCAACAGA CTGGTTGCAGAAGAGGGAGGTTTTGATATTGTTTGCAGAGAGAGAAGATGGACAAAGATCGCCATGACGTTGGGTTTCGCCCCAGGGAAAGCTGTGGGGTCACACCTGCGATCCCATTACGAACGGATCTTGTACCCATACAACCTTTTCCAGTCTGGGGCAAATCTGCTG TGTGTGCAGAAACCATCACTGGATGATGTTGATAGCAAAGATAAAGAGTACAAACCTCATGACTTGCTACAGAGGCAAAACGTTCACATGCCATCCACTGACACAAGCGCACCTGCTAGAAGAGCTAAGAGAATGAAAACAGAG TCTCCTTGTATTAAGCAAGAGGGAGGTGAGGAGTGTGACAACAGACCCAACCTTAGAAGGAGGATGGGTTCCTTTGTTGCCAAACCTGAACCGG AAAGGGAGATCCAGATACAGGTGAAGCAGGAACCAGTAGAGATAAAAGAGATCATTCCTGAACCAGAGAAAACCAAATCACGCTTCAAGAAAAACAACCCACCTCCTCCAGTCAGCGTA gTGGACCTGTATGtgtgtttggtgtgtggaaaggGGAACGATGAAGATAGGTTATTGCTATGCGATGGTTGTGATGACAGCTACCACACCTTCTGCTTAATCCCGCCCCTCACCGATGTTCCTAAAGGTGATTGGAGGTGCCCTAAATGTTTGGCTCAG GAGTGCAGTAAACCTCAGGAGGCATTTGGGTTCGAGCAAGCACACAGGGACTATTCTCTAAAAGCGTTTGGGGAAATGGCTGACTCCTTCAAGTCGGACTATTTCAACATGCCTGTTCAT ATGGTACCCACTGAGCTGGTTGAAAAAGAGTTTTGGCGATTGGTCGGCACCATTGAAGAGGATGTGACAGTGGAATATGGCGCTGACATTGCCTCGAAAGAATTCGGAAGCGGTTTTCCAATCAAGGGTGGAAAGTTTAAGGTTGCACCGCATGATGAG AAATACCTTAAATGTGGGTGGAACCTGAATAACATGGCCATGATGACACCATCAGTGCTGACCCACGTCACCGCAGATATCTGTGGTATGACCCTGCCATGGCTCTATGTCGGCATGTGCTTCTCCTCTTTCTGCTGGCACATCGAGGACCACTGGAGCTATTCCATCAACTACCTGCATTG gggTGAACCTAAGACCTGGTATGGTGCTCCTGGTTTTGCTGCTGAGCAGTTAGAAGAAGTGATGAAGAAACTTGCCCCAGAACTGTTTGAATCTCAGCCAGACCTCCTACACCAGCTTGTTACAATCATGAACCCTAATACACTCATGGCCCACGGAGTCCCA ATTTACAGAACCAATCAGTGCGCAGGAGAGTTTGTCATCACTTTCCCAAGATCCTATCACAGCGGCTTCAACCAGGGTTTTAACTTCGCAGAAGCTGTGAACTTTTGCACAGTTGACTGG ATGACACTGGGCCGTCAGTGTGTGGATCACTACCGTCTGCTAAACCGATACTGTGTGTTCTCTCATGATGAGATGGTGTGTAATATGGCCATGAAGGCCGACAGCTTGGACGTGGTTCTGGCGTCAGCTGTGCAGAAGGACATGCACCTCATGATCAAAGAGGAGAGAGAGCTGCGCGACAAAGTCCGGAAGCTG GGCGTGGCCCACTGTCAGTTGTTCCAGTATGACTTGCTGGCAGATGATGAGAGACAGTGCATAAAGTGCCGCACCACCTGTTACCTGTCAGCTCTCACCTGCCCCTGCAGACCAggaatccaggtgtgtctgcaCCATGCCCACAATCTCTGCTCCTGCCCAATCTCCAACTACACACTCAA TTACCGTTTTACACTGGACGACCTCTTCCCCATGATGAATGCTGTGAGGCAGAGGGCAGAGTCTTATGATGAGTGGGCATCAAGAGCGACAGAGATCATGGAGGCCAAACTAGACAAGAAACGCA ATGTCACAGTGTTTCGTGCCCTTCTAGAGGAGTCAAATGAGAACTCATTTCCAGACAACGATCTGTTACGTCAGCTCAGGCTGGTCACACAAGATGCTGAGAAATGTTCATCTGTTGCCCAGCAACTGCTAAATGGCAAGAGGCAGACTAG GTACCGCTCAGGTGGAGGAAAATCTCTTAATCAGCTCACCGTAGAGGAACTGAGGTCGTTTGTCCGCCAGCTTTATAATCTTCCCTGCAGCCTGACGCAGGCACCGCTTTTGAAG GAGCTGCTGAACAGCATTGAAGATTTCCAGCAGCACAGCGAGAAGCTTCTGTCTGATGAAGTAAGCGCAGATGCCGTCAGCGAGATCGAGTCGTTGCTGGAGGAGGGCTCTCAGTTTGACGTGCTACTTCCAGAGCTGCCATTGCTACGGGAGCGTTTGGAGCAGGCGCGCTGGTTGGCCGGGGTTCAGCAGGCGGAAGATCTGGTGACGAACCCGTGCGGCCTCTCTCTGGACAACATGCGTCGACTGATCGACAGAGGGGTCGGACTGACGCCACATGAGTCCATTGAACGTACGATGGCTCGCCTGCAGGAACTGCTTACGATCTCAGAGGAGCTGGAGGAGAAAGCACAAGTGCTGCTTAAAGCCAG gcCTCCAGTGAGTTTAGAAATGCTCTGTTCACAGCTGACTCAGATGGAGGGGGTATCTGCATACCTGCCAAACTGCCTCCTACTGCAGGATACAGTCAACAGGGCTAAAGAATGGCTTCAGGAAGCTGAGAATTTACAG GTGGGAGGTCAGATTCCGGTTCTCAGCGCGCTGGCTGATATGATTTTGAGAGCTCATGCCATCCCAGTACTACTGGAGCCTCTGGAGAAACTGGAGACTCTGGTCTCAGAGGTGCACAGCTGGAAGGAGTCAGCAGCCAAAACCTTCCTCATCAAAAACTCCCCCTTCACTTTACTTGAG GTTTTGTGTCCACGATGGGAAGTGAGCAGCTCTGTTAAGAAGAAGAGGAAGGTGAAGGCTGACTGCACATCTTCAGGGAAGAAGAAGCTTGTGAAGCTGGACAGCATGAGTGATGTGGAGAGAGCACTTGCAGATAGCAAAGACTCGGCCTCTGCT atgtTCACTCTGGCTGAAGTCCGTTTAAAGGAGCTGGAGTCACTTTGCTCTCTTCGTGCAGCTAACGAATCAAAGCTCCTACCTACTGCAGACTGCGCTGCTctcaaagtgtgtgtgtgtcagcaGCCTGCCATGGGTGCGATGCTACAGTGTGAGCTGTGCCGAGATGCATTTCACAGCGTGTGCGTGCGTGAGCCCACCGAACCCCGCGGCACAGAAGCGTGGCTGTGTCCGTTATGTCTGCGGTCGACTAGGCCCCCCCTGGACAAGATCACGTCCCTTTTGTCATCCCTGCAGCGAATCCGCGTCCGTCTCCCAGAGGGTGACGCGCTACGTTACATGATCGAACGAGCCGTTAGTTGGCAGCGACGAGCGCGAGAGGTCATCAATTCTTATAACTTCTCCCTAACCTCTCAGGAGCGCAGAGGGTCCTCACCTACACACAGTTTACATCGGACCACTGGGCACAGTAGGAAG CAGCTGAGTGGATCTCCATCCTGGTGTCAGGACTGGAATGTTTCCGAACAGGACCAGGCTGTGTTTTATACAGAGCAACGCTGTATACCACTGCAGG GTCTTAGCGCAGAGGTAGAGGAGCTCATGGTGGAGGGTTTACTTCTGCAGGTTTCTCTACCCGAAACCCAACAGCTCTACAGACTTTTGCTATCCGGCCCCCCGACcacaaacactccccacacaGAACACACACCCTACCTCACGCAGAAACACTCCTCACCGCAAAGAGAG AGAGATGCAATCACTTCAGCAGAGAAGAAAGCCAAGCGACGGATGAACAGAGAGGAGACAGAGATCAGTGAAAGAGGGATGAAGCCGAAAAGCAAGAAGCAGCGTATGGGCTCAGAAAAAAGAAGGGAGAGGAAGGCAGCGTCGGTCTCAGCGTCAGATGTTTCTCAATCAGAAGACTCGGGAGAAGATATGACCCTGTGTCCAGCAGAAAATTGTCTTCAGCCAGAAGGAGAAGAG GTGAACTGGGTGCAGTGTGACTGCTGTAATCGCTGGTTTCATATGATATGTGTTGGGGTATCGGCAGAACTGGCAGCTGAGGAAGATTACATGTGTGTGACGTGCAGCACAACAAACACGGGTCGGCGGAAGTGA